The Solanum lycopersicum chromosome 2, SLM_r2.1 DNA window GTAACGAAAGTATAGACGTAGCCTAGTCTaatacatacatattcataattcCTCCACAAACTGTACTTTAAGTTTTATCTATTCGAGAAATTTTAATAGCTAAATTGATTGatcatttgatataactttTATCTGATCAATGAGAATGCGATTCTCATCTTGTTATTAATTCCCTTTGCTCGGTCCATTTATTTCCCAATATAAATCGGCTGAATTCGTACTTGGTTCATATATTTGAGACCAAAccaatattatttattacaaGTTGCAGATCAACCAGTTGTTACTATCGGTTGAGCAGGACTAACTACTCACTGATCTATGcaaaattgatatctattgttGGATAGTATTGCAAGAATTGATAGGAAATAGAggggaaaaaaaaacttaaaagttgcGAATTTGAATCTTATATTTTAACGAAAAAGACATTTGTCCCTCATCGATGGTGGAAAgtaaaataggagagtttaaatatagaaacactCCTATCAATAGTTAAAAGGGTTGAAAAGAGAGACCCCTTTCCGTCATTGCTTGGCTTTGGCTATGACTATGGATGATCAAGATATGTTTTTTAgacaaagtttgttttaattatttaattaattaaattaaaagtccaaaaatatttttaattaattaattgacgTTTTAAGTTAAAATACTTAACCAAAAcgtttcaattttttagttgattaaccCGATCTAACTCAGATCCGCGCGCGACCCattttatttgaacttttccattttatttaaaatttctgcCATGaatgttctgaaaggttgcaactttcaggaacagttagtaccatttgaaaggttgcaaactttcattaatggttgtGTGGATTCTAAAAGGGTTGCGACCTTTCGGAACCAATTATTCTTACCTATAAATATCATTCATTCTTCGGAATATTTCCTTAcgaattttctaattttcttcttcttcttctgcactgATGTCAGCGAACCAATCAACAGCAGaagtttttgatattttcaaaCCTCGAATATTAGAGGAGAATAATTtgcttaaggggacactgtgagttcagtggagttgatctttttcctatttaaaagtttttccATAGTCTGATacgttttataaattttagttttttattgtgaattaaatttctgttcatctctTTTActgatttaataaattttaattacttaatgtttctgaaaaaatttattataatcattaatttcaatttttctaacACAAATTGACAACATCTATAACGTTATTGTCTCAATGTCAATGATTCCATTTGATTTGATGTAAAGCAAACATATTTGAATGCGCGTTTGTTTGCAACATATCTTGATCCTATAAAAAATGACTgtaattagaaataaatataattcgattaatttttttattcttctctttttattattttcgtGATTCAAGAGCTACAATGTCTGAATCGACTAGGATGACGTAGGTCGCCGCAAAGAGAGGACTTTGGATTTCTTATTTGTCAAGAAGAATCTGATCACATCttaatctttaatattttttgattttaagTAAGatcttataaatttttattttgaaaaatgtattcGACTGTTTTAGAAATTGTTAACGTTATACTATCAGCAGCATATAGTTATCTTATAGAGAATTAAGTCGTTTTTATCTAATTGAGTGTATTGATTAGAATATTATTGTCTACTCATACTATTTCAATATCACTTTCAATTTGTAAAACAAGTCTTCAATGTTGGAATGAGTCTTTTGTCTTAATAATGccaaagaaaataaatacttttttagCTTTTTATTGTTGTGCGAGATATGCGGTGAGGCACTCTAAATGATTTGCATCATGGTCATCGTATCAAAatcacttttatttattatgttcaGTGTCAATATTGTACGTTTTACTTTGCCCGTGCTTCATTGGCTTTACCCAAAAGCTCGAATTATAGAATATCTATAAGAGGTGGCTCATGGCTGTGCAGTGTACAGTGAGTGTCGTTTACTGGCTCTCAGtaacacccaaaaaatgttcaactttatactatttcatatttatgtctACAATCACTCCATCGGCCCCACAGATTATTACTTTGATTTCCTATACAATTTGGCTtctttctttaaaatgaaacaacgacagaaaataaatatattcggACTTGGCATAAACATTATTTAGTTACGTATTTggcataaaaatcaaattagatCCATACacctttaaaaaaaagaaaaaaaaaagacataacaTGTCATTACTGGAGGCATAATTGTGTTATTTATTATCTCTTTTCCAACAAATATATACATTGTGCGAGACTAATGCATACAAAATCATTGGTTTGGTTACTGTCACGAGTTCCAAGATTAATTATTATGCAAACAAAacctttttggattttttttactataaagtATCGAAAGCAAAGAAGTATTTCCACTATCTCTTAAACACAGTCTATATTGTTCAACTCTTATCAATACCCACTGTTCATTGACATGGAGTAAGATGACGACTTCCTTCAATAACAATGTAAGTGATAAAGAAGCTCAGCACTCGTGCTTCGAAGAATGGATGGAGCTCCAACAACAAGACCTCTTGGAGCTTATTCACAATTCCGACTCCTCGTCATCGTCCAGCACCTCTAACACTAGCGCCAGCAGTGACTTCAACCTAAAACAACTCATTGAGAAATCCATcaaacacttccaagaatacATTGACACCCGCAGACATTTGGCGTGTAGTGATGTCACTGCCTACCTTGCACCAACTTGGTGCACCACGCTAGAAAGCTCCATGCTTTGGATCTCCGGATGCAGGCCTTCCAGTTACATCCGTCTCCTTTATGCGATGAGTGGCAAAGAATTTGAATCCCATCTCTCCAACTATCTCCAAGGCAATAGATCCGGACACCTCAGCGGGCTCTTGACCGTGCAGCTGAACTCAGTGGATGAGTTACAGAGGAAGACAATAAGGCAAGAAGATCAGTTATCAAATAAGCTCGCCAGCTTGCAGGAGGAGATAGCTGATCAGCCATTTGCCATTATCGCCAATGAAGTGGGAAATCCTGGTGAAATATGTCGTGAAGCAGAGGAGGCCCTTGATAGACATGCTAAGTTTTTGGTGAATGTTGTAGAAGAAGCTGATAAGCTGAGGATGGTGACTTTGAAGGAGCTGATCAACATACTGAGTCCACTTCAAGCTGTGGATTTTCTCATAGCTAGCAAGAAGCTCCATCTTTGTGTCAATGCTTGGGGTAAAAAAAGAGATCATCAGCATGGGAGGAACAGAGAAACAAAACAAGAGAGGAACACATGTCCAACTTTATCTggtcttaaaaattaaaataagggaGTTAAACCGCTTATGTTATATAGAATAAATGTTTTGTTATTACTAAGTCGGCATTATTTTACCACTTCTTTCCAATCTTTTATGTTCTAGTGAAACTACCGATGAAGCTTAAAAAGACGTTGATCTACAGCAATAACTTTCTTAACATTTGAATCTTAAAATAGAGAGGAAAGTAGTTTCTTTGACGGGAAAATAACAATGATCAACTAACATCGACTAACAACACTTAACCTTCAATTAATCAAATTCTATGATTTTGAACCAATCACTAACAGAAGTCCAAAACAGTAACAAACATTTTAATCCTATGAAGCGCAAAACTGGGTGTCACAACGCCTAGATGAAAACATAAATCACTAAGGAAGTAGGAAAAGATCCAGGGGTTGCCTGAGGCCCTGAGAGCCGGGATGCTTGCCCTTGAAGATGAAGTAAACATGGTCGTGGGTATGAATGAACACTTTGCCCTAATTGGTTGGGGGTACGCAGGAGCTTAGTAGTTGCTAAGACGTTCAAAAGTTGGACATTTCTGAAATTGACATTCCCCAATGTGGGGATAAACTTGAAACACTTGCACACTTTCAAAAATTGTCGAGAATAGAGAAAACAATATGACAAGGCAAGGAGTAGCAGAAACAAAATTGTTCATCTTTGCATACATGTATATTTGTATACAGAATTCAAGTTTTATCTACtgaaactacaaaaaaaattcttttacacCATTAGTGCACTCTTACTGATCCAAACTGTTGTCCACTATCTTTTGTAAGTTACAAACTAATACACACTGCATTCACTTGCTCTCACATAGACATTTAAGTGTTCTAAACTTCCATGTAATAATTAATATACAGTTAGTGCATGAAACTTAAAACTGTTATCTTATATTATGGGAGCAAATGAATCAACACTCTGAAGATAACAATTCCCTACACTCGAAGATGCCCAAGATTTGGTAGAAATCTATTAAATGTATGTGTGCAGTGCAGTTTCAGTTTAAATTGGAATTGAATCTGTTTCTTCATGCTCTCTATATCCTAAAGCACAGTTTTTCAACAAAATAGCTTCTTTCACTTCATAAAAAATCCAGAAAACAAACTGCAATACATGGATATGCAGTTCGAAAAGTATTGTTTGCAACAAGtgattttcaataataaataaaattcaaaactaatCAATGCACATAAATCGAAATCCAGCAAACTTTAGGGCTTACATCGAAGGAGTAATTCGGAAGAAGCAGACCTGTTGCGTATGAgcagatagagagagagagctgTAACAATGGCAGTCCGCAGCAGCATTAGAAAAATGTTTGTAAGAAAATAGAGATACCGAAAAGGGATTGAGGAAGAACGGGTTGGGTTTTTGGGCCTGCCTTTTTCTTTCATTACTGATAttaatgataatttaattttattattatgtatagtAATATTATGAACttgcaataaatcaaaagacATTAAGCATGCAAGAAAACCgtattatgaatattttaagatatatatttgtttggtaattagatatttagaatatatattataagtggataataaatgtattagttatgaataaaatatgtagtatatatattttatgaattgttttttgttatacatataaaacttataaaataagtgtttactaaaaaaaaatgttattactATAGATCGTTCAAATTTCTTAATATGATATATCCatatgaatttttcaaaaatataaagaagactttatctcatatttatgctttcaaattttcaatgaaCATAAGTCTATCtttgtacaaaataaaattggtaATAATTGaagttatttaataaaaattaaaatggccATTCAATTCAATTTGTCCTAGTTGGACTTCAAACTCAAcaatcttttcttttgtttttcaaatatcatcaATCTCCATTGTACTCAATTAATTTAAGCTAATGACCTCAGTTCTCCATAGATTGAATCTAGAGAAGACGGAAATCAGTTTAGAGAAGATATTAGTATTTTGTATTCACTTAATCATATTACT harbors:
- the LOC138342177 gene encoding protein DOG1-like 3, translating into MTTSFNNNVSDKEAQHSCFEEWMELQQQDLLELIHNSDSSSSSSTSNTSASSDFNLKQLIEKSIKHFQEYIDTRRHLACSDVTAYLAPTWCTTLESSMLWISGCRPSSYIRLLYAMSGKEFESHLSNYLQGNRSGHLSGLLTVQLNSVDELQRKTIRQEDQLSNKLASLQEEIADQPFAIIANEVGNPGEICREAEEALDRHAKFLVNVVEEADKLRMVTLKELINILSPLQAVDFLIASKKLHLCVNAWGKKRDHQHGRNRETKQERNTCPTLSGLKN